In Janthinobacterium sp. J1-1, a single genomic region encodes these proteins:
- a CDS encoding YbaN family protein: MSDAGPSPIAPLAVREAHGARLRRWAWTAAGMLMVALGIIGAMLPVMPTTIFLILALACFSRASPRLEHWLLNHPRFGHPLRQWRQHRAVSRRGKAMACLGMAIGFVAMCLGHPPWWVIAMVGAMEIAVLIYLLRRPEGPAPTAAPQAVAESAPAPPASGH; the protein is encoded by the coding sequence ATGAGCGATGCGGGCCCATCGCCGATAGCGCCGCTGGCCGTGCGCGAAGCGCATGGCGCGCGCCTGCGCCGCTGGGCCTGGACGGCGGCCGGCATGCTGATGGTGGCGCTGGGGATTATCGGTGCCATGCTGCCCGTGATGCCCACCACGATTTTCCTGATCCTGGCGCTGGCCTGCTTCAGCCGCGCCTCGCCGCGCCTCGAACACTGGCTGTTGAACCACCCGCGCTTCGGCCACCCCTTGCGCCAGTGGCGCCAGCACCGCGCCGTCTCGCGCCGCGGCAAGGCCATGGCCTGCCTCGGCATGGCGATCGGCTTTGTCGCCATGTGCCTGGGCCATCCGCCCTGGTGGGTGATCGCCATGGTTGGCGCGATGGAAATCGCCGTATTGATTTACCTGCTGCGCCGTCCGGAAGGCCCGGCGCCAACTGCTGCGCCGCAGGCAGTGGCAGAATCTGCCCCGGCGCCGCCAGCCAGCGGACATTAA
- a CDS encoding biliverdin-producing heme oxygenase, with the protein MTAAILDSTTLSATPGQALPRSARLKADTSATHDVLDKRIMASAPFDNQQNYARFLQAQYAFLRDVDALYDHAGLAALLPDLEQRRRYASIAADLRDLDTALPADSATPPFDAQLDLATALGWLYVSEGSKLGAAVLYKLAGKIGLDEHFGARHLAGHPDGRARHWRDFTAVLDSAPLDIAGEARLIDGARAAFMRMHGHVEALGR; encoded by the coding sequence ATGACCGCAGCCATTCTTGACTCCACCACCTTGAGCGCCACCCCGGGCCAGGCCCTGCCGCGCAGCGCGCGCCTGAAGGCCGATACCTCGGCCACCCACGACGTGCTCGACAAACGCATCATGGCCAGTGCGCCGTTCGACAACCAGCAAAACTATGCACGCTTCCTGCAGGCGCAATATGCCTTCCTGCGCGATGTCGACGCCCTGTACGACCATGCCGGCCTGGCTGCCCTGCTGCCGGACCTGGAACAGCGCCGCCGCTACGCCAGCATCGCCGCCGACCTGCGCGACCTGGACACCGCCCTGCCGGCCGATTCGGCCACGCCGCCGTTCGACGCCCAGCTGGACCTGGCAACCGCCCTGGGCTGGCTGTATGTCAGCGAAGGCTCGAAACTGGGCGCCGCCGTGCTCTATAAGCTGGCGGGCAAGATCGGCCTCGATGAACACTTCGGCGCGCGCCACCTGGCCGGCCACCCGGACGGCCGTGCGCGCCACTGGCGCGATTTCACCGCCGTGCTGGACTCGGCGCCGCTGGACATCGCGGGCGAGGCACGCCTGATCGATGGCGCGCGCGCCGCCTTCATGCGCATGCACGGCCACGTCGAGGCGCTGGGCCGATGA
- a CDS encoding methionine ABC transporter ATP-binding protein, with amino-acid sequence MTTPSRPPVIRIEGANKTFALPKGQQFHAVKDVSLDVYPGDIFGLIGKSGAGKSTLLRLINLLERPDSGTITVAGRELTSLSKSELRDARQNIGMIFQQFNLLQNATVFDNVAFPLKIHGTTKGEQIAARVEECLALVGLSDKQHSYPAQLSGGQKQRVAIARALASHPDVLLCDEPTSALDAETTRALLDTLRDINARLGVTIVFVSHELSVLGAICNRVAVVENGAIAEQFELADTATLRKTALGRELAYYGTEAFGATAWKDASHV; translated from the coding sequence ATGACCACACCATCCCGCCCGCCGGTGATCCGCATCGAAGGCGCGAACAAGACCTTCGCGCTGCCCAAGGGCCAACAATTCCATGCGGTCAAGGATGTCAGCCTGGACGTCTATCCTGGCGATATCTTCGGCCTGATCGGCAAGAGCGGCGCCGGCAAGTCGACCCTGCTGCGCCTGATCAACCTGCTCGAACGCCCGGACAGCGGCACCATCACCGTGGCCGGCCGCGAACTGACCAGCCTGTCGAAAAGCGAACTGCGCGACGCGCGCCAGAATATCGGCATGATCTTCCAGCAGTTCAACCTGCTGCAAAACGCCACCGTGTTCGACAATGTCGCCTTCCCCCTGAAAATCCACGGCACCACCAAGGGCGAGCAGATCGCCGCCCGCGTCGAGGAATGCCTGGCGCTGGTCGGCCTGTCCGACAAGCAGCACAGCTATCCGGCGCAATTGTCGGGCGGCCAGAAACAGCGCGTGGCGATTGCCCGTGCGCTGGCCAGCCATCCCGACGTGCTGCTGTGCGACGAACCGACCTCGGCGCTGGACGCGGAAACCACGCGCGCGCTGCTGGACACCCTGCGCGACATCAATGCCCGCCTGGGCGTGACCATCGTGTTCGTCAGCCATGAACTGTCAGTGCTGGGCGCCATCTGCAACCGCGTGGCGGTGGTGGAAAACGGCGCGATTGCCGAACAGTTCGAACTCGCCGACACCGCCACCCTGCGCAAGACGGCGCTGGGCCGCGAACTGGCCTATTACGGCACCGAAGCGTTTGGCGCGACCGCCTGGAAGGATGCAAGCCATGTTTGA
- a CDS encoding META domain-containing protein yields the protein MFPVFKFARLLPLAVAISLAAGCASTAPVASTASLTNTYWKLVELHGARVAMTPEQEREVRITLSDDGKVSGFTGCNRVMGGYTVAADVLRFTQLGGTRMMCPPPAMQLESAVLAHLNSVTGFRIEGEQLILLKDGAPVARYESVYLK from the coding sequence ATGTTCCCCGTTTTCAAATTTGCCCGGCTGCTGCCGCTTGCCGTCGCCATCAGCCTGGCCGCCGGCTGCGCCAGTACCGCCCCTGTCGCATCGACGGCTTCCTTGACGAATACCTACTGGAAGCTGGTGGAACTCCATGGCGCCCGCGTCGCGATGACGCCGGAACAGGAGCGCGAGGTGCGCATCACCTTGAGCGACGATGGCAAGGTCAGTGGTTTCACGGGCTGCAACCGCGTGATGGGCGGCTACACGGTGGCCGCCGATGTGCTGCGCTTTACGCAACTGGGCGGCACACGCATGATGTGCCCACCGCCCGCGATGCAGCTGGAAAGCGCCGTGCTGGCGCATCTGAACAGCGTGACCGGCTTTCGCATCGAAGGCGAGCAGTTGATACTGCTCAAGGATGGTGCGCCGGTGGCCCGCTATGAGTCCGTCTACCTGAAATAA
- a CDS encoding methionine ABC transporter permease: MFEESINNVIALLPEIWVALGQTMTMLGIGLTAAILIGGPLGVLLFLVSENQSLENRPLSMILGWLVNTVRSFPFIILLVALTPFTRVIAGTSIGPLAAAVPLSFAAIPYLARLVEQNLREVPRGVIEAAHAMGASEMQIIVRVLLVEARSGLVLALTVLSISFLSYSAVAGVVGGGGIGDLAIRYGYYRFETDIMVVTVAILIVLVQIIQFAGTRIAKRLDKR; encoded by the coding sequence ATGTTTGAAGAATCGATCAATAACGTCATCGCCCTGCTGCCGGAAATCTGGGTCGCCCTCGGCCAGACCATGACCATGCTGGGCATAGGCCTGACCGCCGCCATCCTGATCGGCGGCCCGCTGGGCGTGCTGCTGTTCCTGGTGTCGGAAAACCAGTCGCTGGAAAACCGCCCGCTGTCGATGATCCTCGGCTGGCTGGTCAACACCGTGCGCTCCTTCCCCTTCATTATTTTGCTGGTCGCCCTGACGCCATTTACGCGCGTGATCGCCGGCACCTCGATCGGCCCGCTGGCCGCCGCCGTGCCACTGTCGTTCGCCGCGATTCCCTACCTGGCGCGCCTGGTGGAGCAGAATTTGCGCGAAGTGCCGCGCGGCGTGATCGAAGCGGCGCACGCCATGGGCGCGTCGGAAATGCAGATCATCGTGCGCGTGCTGCTGGTCGAAGCGCGCTCCGGCCTGGTGCTGGCCCTGACCGTGCTGTCGATCAGTTTCCTGTCGTATTCGGCCGTGGCCGGCGTGGTGGGCGGCGGCGGCATCGGCGACCTGGCCATCCGCTACGGCTATTACCGCTTCGAGACCGACATCATGGTCGTCACCGTCGCCATCCTGATCGTGCTGGTGCAGATCATCCAGTTCGCCGGCACCCGCATCGCCAAGCGCCTCGACAAACGTTAA
- a CDS encoding MetQ/NlpA family ABC transporter substrate-binding protein: MNIIRRNLLAATVGLALAFSAQAKDPKEIVIGTSAGPYGDQLKIGIKPILEKQGYKVKIVEFNDYVQPNYALAEGSLDANVFQHIVYLTKFATDNKLAITPLITVPTIPIAMYSSKHKALTEIKDGATIAMPNDPTNQARALVVLDKMGWIKLKPNVDPLRASERDVAANPKKLKLVPLEAAQLPRALADTDFAFINGNFAQAAGIKLTSALVAEKISDSYINLVAIRTADKGKPWVKDLEAAYRSRAFLDVTNKHFAGYEKTDYQVALEKAAAPTAKK, translated from the coding sequence ATGAACATCATCCGCCGCAACCTGCTGGCCGCCACCGTCGGCCTGGCCCTGGCCTTCTCGGCCCAGGCCAAAGACCCGAAGGAAATCGTCATCGGCACCAGCGCCGGCCCGTACGGCGACCAGCTGAAGATCGGCATCAAGCCCATCCTGGAAAAGCAGGGCTATAAAGTCAAGATCGTCGAATTCAACGACTACGTGCAGCCGAACTACGCGCTGGCCGAAGGCTCGCTGGACGCCAATGTGTTCCAGCACATCGTTTATCTCACCAAGTTCGCCACCGATAACAAGCTGGCCATCACGCCGCTGATCACCGTGCCGACCATCCCCATCGCCATGTACAGCAGCAAGCACAAGGCACTGACCGAGATCAAGGATGGCGCCACCATCGCCATGCCGAACGACCCGACCAACCAGGCGCGCGCGCTGGTGGTGCTCGACAAGATGGGCTGGATCAAGCTGAAACCGAACGTCGACCCGCTGCGCGCGTCCGAACGCGACGTGGCCGCCAATCCGAAGAAACTCAAACTGGTGCCACTGGAAGCGGCGCAGCTGCCGCGCGCGCTGGCCGACACCGACTTTGCCTTTATCAACGGCAACTTCGCCCAGGCGGCCGGCATCAAGCTGACCAGCGCCCTGGTGGCCGAGAAAATCTCGGACAGCTATATCAACCTGGTGGCGATCCGCACCGCCGACAAGGGCAAGCCCTGGGTAAAAGACCTGGAAGCGGCCTACCGCTCGCGCGCCTTCCTGGACGTGACCAACAAGCATTTTGCCGGCTACGAAAAGACCGATTACCAGGTGGCGCTGGAAAAGGCCGCAGCGCCGACGGCCAAGAAGTGA